Proteins from a genomic interval of Verrucomicrobiota bacterium:
- a CDS encoding PilT/PilU family type 4a pilus ATPase — MRRNDLDYILSTMLDSHKDVSDLNITVDKSLQVETEGQLAPVAIDPNVEKLTPFQTEMVTLNLISGNRRLLEDLLQKGSCDSSYSLTGRARFRVNIFSQRGNYSCVLRKLNTKIPTLADLKMPEIFLQVAKEKTGLVLVTGATGSGKSTTLAALLNEINETKSIHIITLEDPVEFVHPQKRATFNQREMGNDFDSFSSGLRAALRQAPKIILVGEMRDRETVEIGLSAAETGHLVVSTLHTIDAGQTINRILGMFEPEEQEQVRLRLADTLRWIVSQRLAPKVGGGRYALLEIMGNNIRTKDSIVHGESEGKSFYEIIEASNTFGWRHFDHAVLEAFDNGIITEESALQYSTKRGIVSRGIDNIKKKRGESTIAYADLQMKRTEEAARSAAPPIPAVLKLK; from the coding sequence ATGCGACGCAATGACCTTGATTACATTCTGAGCACGATGTTGGATTCACACAAGGACGTGTCGGACCTCAACATAACGGTGGACAAATCGTTGCAGGTTGAGACCGAAGGGCAATTGGCCCCGGTAGCCATCGATCCAAACGTGGAGAAATTGACGCCCTTTCAGACCGAAATGGTAACGCTCAACCTGATCAGTGGCAACCGCCGGTTGCTTGAGGATTTGCTGCAAAAGGGGTCGTGCGACTCCTCATACAGTCTCACCGGCAGGGCGCGGTTCCGGGTGAACATCTTTAGCCAGCGCGGCAATTATTCGTGCGTGCTGCGCAAATTAAACACGAAAATTCCCACCCTCGCCGACCTGAAAATGCCTGAGATTTTTCTCCAGGTTGCCAAGGAAAAAACCGGGCTAGTATTGGTAACGGGAGCGACTGGTTCCGGCAAATCCACCACCCTGGCGGCCTTGCTGAACGAGATCAATGAAACCAAGTCCATTCATATCATCACATTGGAGGATCCGGTCGAATTTGTGCATCCGCAGAAAAGAGCGACGTTCAACCAACGGGAGATGGGGAACGATTTCGACTCCTTTTCCAGCGGGTTGCGCGCCGCATTGCGGCAGGCGCCGAAGATCATCCTGGTGGGCGAAATGCGCGACCGCGAAACTGTGGAAATCGGGCTGAGCGCGGCGGAGACGGGCCATTTGGTGGTCAGCACACTGCACACCATTGACGCCGGCCAGACCATCAACCGCATCCTGGGCATGTTTGAACCGGAAGAGCAGGAGCAGGTGCGGCTTCGGTTGGCGGATACGCTGCGCTGGATTGTCAGCCAGCGCCTGGCACCCAAGGTGGGCGGCGGCCGCTATGCGCTGCTGGAAATCATGGGCAACAACATCCGCACCAAGGATAGCATTGTCCACGGTGAAAGCGAAGGCAAGAGCTTCTACGAAATCATTGAAGCCAGCAATACGTTTGGCTGGCGGCATTTTGATCATGCGGTGCTGGAAGCGTTTGACAACGGGATCATCACGGAGGAAAGCGCCCTGCAATATTCCACTAAACGCGGCATTGTCAGCCGAGGCATTGACAATATCAAGAAGAAGCGCGGCGAAAGCACCATTGCGTATGCGGATCTGCAAATGAAGCGAACCGAAGAGGCGGCCCGGAGTGCCGCCCCGCCCATTCCGGCAGTTTTGAAACTTAAATAA
- a CDS encoding type IV pilus twitching motility protein PilT, with protein MAKIDSFFNLMFEQKASDLHLSSGNPPILRISGELHRVDFPPLESDQLKAMLYEITPEYKVKQFEETGDVDFGYEIPNVSRFRANFFMQKYGVAAVFRQIPSKVLSFEDFEKFDAPLPAVLRKFAMLHKGLVLVTGPTGSGKSTTLAAMVDYCNKNRKDHILTVEDPIEFVHESKNALVNHREVGIHTKSFASALRGALREDPDIILVGEMRDLETIELALTAASTGHLVFGTLHTQSAAKTVDRIIDVFPADQQNKIRATLSEALKGVVAQNLFKRIDKKGRVAALEILVFTTAVANLVREGKTHQIPGMIQVGKRIGNQPLDDAIMDHLKMKRISPEEAYDKCLDKKKFRPFLPHPPEDDDTM; from the coding sequence CTTCCGGTAACCCGCCCATTCTACGCATTAGCGGCGAATTGCACCGGGTGGATTTCCCGCCATTGGAAAGTGACCAATTGAAAGCCATGCTCTACGAAATCACGCCAGAGTATAAAGTAAAACAGTTCGAGGAAACTGGCGACGTGGATTTCGGTTATGAGATTCCCAACGTTTCCCGGTTCCGCGCCAACTTCTTTATGCAGAAATATGGCGTGGCGGCCGTGTTTCGTCAAATTCCGTCGAAAGTATTGTCGTTCGAGGACTTTGAAAAATTCGACGCACCGCTGCCGGCGGTACTCAGGAAATTCGCCATGTTGCACAAAGGCTTGGTGTTGGTCACCGGACCGACCGGGTCGGGCAAATCCACCACGCTGGCGGCGATGGTGGACTACTGCAATAAAAACCGCAAAGACCACATTTTGACGGTGGAAGATCCCATCGAATTCGTGCATGAGAGCAAAAACGCGCTGGTCAATCACCGGGAAGTGGGCATTCACACCAAGTCGTTTGCTTCGGCACTACGCGGCGCGTTGCGGGAAGACCCGGACATCATTCTGGTTGGTGAAATGCGCGACTTGGAAACCATCGAACTGGCACTGACGGCGGCGAGCACCGGGCACTTGGTTTTCGGCACGCTCCACACGCAAAGCGCTGCCAAAACGGTAGATCGCATCATCGACGTGTTTCCCGCCGACCAGCAGAACAAGATTCGTGCCACGCTTTCCGAGGCGCTGAAAGGGGTCGTGGCGCAGAACCTGTTCAAACGCATTGACAAGAAGGGGCGCGTCGCCGCGCTCGAAATCCTGGTATTCACCACGGCAGTCGCCAACCTGGTGCGCGAGGGAAAGACGCACCAGATTCCCGGCATGATCCAGGTGGGTAAACGCATCGGCAACCAGCCGCTGGATGACGCCATCATGGACCACCTAAAAATGAAACGGATTTCGCCGGAAGAGGCCTATGACAAGTGTCTCGATAAAAAGAAATTCCGCCCGTTTCTACCGCACCCGCCCGAGGATGATGATACCATGTAA